The following proteins are co-located in the Cyprinus carpio isolate SPL01 chromosome B19, ASM1834038v1, whole genome shotgun sequence genome:
- the LOC109101092 gene encoding collagen alpha-1(XIV) chain-like, producing MEPALGKIELKFCEGLVLYSKDSWIEWNLNTHNTKGAVIDAVRNLPYKGGHTLTGLALKYILENSFKAESGSRPDVPKIGILITDGKSVDDVLSPAQTLRDAGIELFAIGVKNADENELRAIASPPEDTHVYYVAEFSFMLDIVEGLSRSVCERVSELSREISGEEVSAAPSDLLTSELTVRRFCVTRPADL from the exons ATGGAGCCAGCTTTGGGAAAAATCGAGTTAAAGTTTTGTGAAG gtttggTGCTGTACAGCAAGGATTCATGGATCGAGTGGAATCTGAACACTCACAACACTAAAGGAGCCGTGATCGATGCTGTGAGGAATCTGCCCTATAAAGgaggacacacactcacag gtcTGGCTCTGAAGTATATTCTGGAGAACAGCTTTAAAGCTGAATCTGGATCCAGACCTGACGTTCCTAAGATTGGGATTCTGATCACGGATGGGAAATCAGTGGACGATGTTCTTTCTCCTGCTCAGACACTCAGAGATGCTGGGATCGAGCTGTTTGCTATCG GAGTGAAGAATGCGGATGAGAACGAGCTGAGAGCCATCGCGTCCCCGCCGGAGGACACACACGTGTATTACGTGGCTGAGTTCAGCTTTATGTTAGACATCGTGGAGGGACTCAGCAGGAGCGTCTGCGAGCGCGTCTCTGAACTCAGCAGAGAGATCAGCG gtgaaGAAGTGTCAGCCGCTCCCAGTGACCTTCTGACCTCTGAGCTCACGGTCAGGAGATTCTGTGTTACTCGTCCAGCGGATCTCTAA